One genomic window of Aggregatilinea lenta includes the following:
- the nuoI gene encoding NADH-quinone oxidoreductase subunit NuoI, which translates to MNIIRGLATTLKQSFEPKVTIQYPEQERPVRERFKGRHALKRYDNGLEKCIGCALCAAACPADAIWVEADENTDAERYSPGERYAKTYEINMLRCIFCGYCEDACPTEAIVLEHEYRLSFNDRRDAIYTKDMLIDPPAPGASDTPQATEPGKFTRSIPDMKDPI; encoded by the coding sequence ATGAATATCATCCGTGGACTTGCCACGACGCTTAAGCAATCCTTCGAACCGAAGGTGACCATTCAGTACCCTGAGCAGGAGCGCCCCGTGCGCGAGCGCTTCAAGGGCCGTCACGCACTGAAGCGCTACGACAACGGCCTGGAGAAGTGCATCGGCTGCGCGTTGTGCGCGGCGGCCTGCCCGGCGGACGCGATCTGGGTCGAAGCTGATGAGAACACCGACGCCGAACGCTACAGCCCCGGCGAGCGCTATGCCAAGACGTACGAGATCAACATGCTGCGCTGCATCTTCTGCGGCTACTGCGAAGATGCCTGCCCGACCGAGGCGATTGTGTTGGAGCACGAGTACCGTTTGAGCTTCAACGACCGGCGCGACGCGATCTACACGAAGGACATGCTCATCGATCCACCAGCACCGGGCGCGTCGGATACGCCCCAAGCGACCGAA
- the nuoH gene encoding NADH-quinone oxidoreductase subunit NuoH yields MFGPGESAIIVECSANTTCTVVHAIFTSLLLFFILLTAFAYTTLLERRFLAALQARIGPNRAGPWGLLQPVADGIKLIFKEDVTPFEAEKVIFWLAPVIRTVPALLIVAVIPLGPKISIPWFDGKWYRVEQGLVDLNVGVLWLVAITSIGVYGVVLAGWASNNKYSMLGGLRSSAQMISYELSMGVALVVPILLAGSLSVGDIIDAQNEVPILGWYIFQNPLGAAILLIALLAEVNRAPFDLPEAEQELTAGYHTEYSGMKFAMFYMAEYISMVNVSLVGAAMYLGGYHFLFVDKLPLLGPLVFGIKVFLLLMGMIWVRATLPRIRYDRLMSLGWKVMLPLALVAVAWSAFAVLIGDAIGTGAYAILSIIAIVVLLIGAGRWLNGTGGTETPDRSAHVQLVSLPSGAGAAAAAIPSRAVSDEAAPLDPNRK; encoded by the coding sequence ATGTTTGGACCGGGAGAATCAGCCATCATCGTGGAGTGCAGCGCCAACACGACGTGCACTGTTGTCCACGCGATCTTCACAAGTCTGCTGCTGTTTTTTATCTTGCTGACCGCGTTTGCCTATACGACCCTGCTTGAGCGTCGTTTCCTGGCCGCGCTCCAGGCCCGCATCGGGCCGAACCGCGCGGGTCCATGGGGCCTGCTCCAGCCCGTCGCCGACGGCATCAAGCTGATCTTCAAGGAAGACGTCACGCCGTTCGAGGCGGAGAAAGTGATCTTCTGGCTTGCGCCGGTGATCCGAACCGTGCCCGCGCTGCTGATCGTCGCCGTGATCCCGCTTGGCCCGAAGATCTCGATCCCCTGGTTCGACGGCAAGTGGTATCGCGTCGAGCAGGGTCTGGTCGATCTGAACGTGGGCGTGCTGTGGCTGGTGGCGATCACCAGCATCGGCGTGTACGGCGTGGTGTTGGCCGGATGGGCCAGCAACAACAAGTACTCGATGCTCGGCGGCCTGCGCTCGTCGGCGCAGATGATCAGCTATGAGCTGAGCATGGGCGTGGCGCTGGTGGTCCCGATTCTGCTGGCCGGGTCGCTGAGCGTGGGCGACATCATCGACGCGCAGAACGAGGTGCCGATCCTGGGCTGGTACATCTTCCAGAATCCGCTCGGCGCGGCGATCCTGCTAATTGCGCTGCTGGCGGAGGTGAATCGCGCGCCGTTCGACCTGCCCGAAGCTGAGCAGGAACTGACGGCGGGGTATCACACCGAATACAGCGGCATGAAATTTGCTATGTTCTACATGGCCGAATATATCAGCATGGTCAACGTCAGCCTGGTCGGCGCGGCGATGTACCTGGGCGGCTATCACTTCCTGTTCGTCGATAAGCTGCCGCTGCTTGGCCCGCTGGTGTTCGGCATCAAGGTCTTCCTGCTGCTGATGGGTATGATCTGGGTGCGCGCGACCCTGCCGCGTATTCGCTACGACCGCCTGATGTCGCTGGGCTGGAAAGTCATGCTGCCGCTGGCGCTGGTGGCGGTGGCGTGGTCGGCCTTCGCGGTGCTGATCGGCGATGCGATTGGTACGGGAGCGTACGCAATCCTGTCGATTATCGCGATTGTGGTCTTACTCATCGGGGCGGGGCGCTGGCTGAACGGGACCGGTGGCACCGAGACACCCGATCGCAGCGCCCACGTACAGCTGGTTTCACTGCCGAGCGGCGCAGGTGCAGCGGCTGCCGCGATACCGTCGCGCGCCGTGTCTGACGAAGCCGCACCGCTCGACCCAAACCGTAAATAG